GTTTGAACATTTTGTATTATCATTCACATGTGTACCCTTTTAGCTACAGTTCAAGAAAATTGTGTTCTTGGCCTCAAATTTACTACCCATCAAATTCTAGACCTCTTTTAGCTCAAACCCAGTTTGTCAATTTCTATTGTTCAAGTGCACCAACATGGCTAAGAGGACCTCCCTCAAGATCTTTGAGGAAGAGGATGAACAGGAGAGCAAGAGCTGCATCAAAGCCTGTTCTTGACGAATCCCGATTTCAAAGGGCTGTAACTCAGCTTCCACCTAGATTTACTCCTGAAGAACTGAGGGATGTCATGACTTCAGAAAATGATCCTTTAGTGTGTTTGGAGTTGTTTAATTGGGCGTCGAAACAGCACAGGTTTAGGCATGATGTTTCGACGTATCATGTTGCTATACAACGGCTTGGTGAAGCGAAAATGTATGAAGAAATGGATCATATTGTTAATCAAGTACTTGCCGTTCCATCTATTGGGTCCGAGGCGCTTTTCAATTCGATGATTTATTATTTCACGGAAGCTAGGAAGTTGACTCGAGCAGTGATGATATATAAGCATATGTTAAATAGTAGGAAATTGGATTGTAGGCCGTCGATTAAAACTTATAATATTCTTTTCGCGGCTCTTCTTAGTAGGAGGAATAATTCGTATATAAATCACATGTATATGGATACTATAAGGTCTCTCTTCAAGCAAATGGTCGATAATGGGATTGAACCAGATATCTTTTCCTTGAATACCATGATAAAAGGGTATGTGCTTTCGCTTCATGTCAATGATGCCCTTAGggtatttcaccaaatgggtgtgGTTTACCAGTGCCAGCCCAACTCATTTTCATATGATTATCTGATCCACGGGTTATGTGCGCAAGGACGAACAAAGAATGCTAAGGAAATTTATGATAAGATGAAGTGCAAAGCATTCATACCTAGTAGTAAATCGTACAACTCGCTGGTGAACTCCTTGGCTCTTGGCGGAGAGGTTGATGAGGCAGTGAAATTCATGTGGGAGATGAACGAAAACCGAAGAACAATTGACTTCATCACCTTCCGAACAGTAATTGATGAAGTCTGCCGGCAAACAAGTGTGAAAGACGCCATTGGCTTGTTGAAGGAGTTGCAAAATAAGGACATCATCGATGGTCTTACTCATAGCAAGCTTCTGTGTGAACTTGAGGATGATGTTCATAATTTAAATGTCAGAAATCGGTACAGGTATTGTTCAACATTCCTTGATTATTTTCTTTCAGTGGAATTTTTGTTGCTTTTTGTGGTGGGTCCACGAGGGCTTTACCTTCCTTGTCTGATGCTTTTGCAATAGAATTATAGATGGTACTATTTCTCCTATGTAAATTCAGAAATGATGGATTTCTCCTTTTAATTGGTGAAAATATGCTGCCTTTTAATGCATCCAAAAGCTCTGTCGGTGCAATAGAATGTGGCCTTCTTAACTTGGTGCACTAGTAGTCAGCTGGCTGTAAGTTCACAAGAAGATAAATCTCGGATGAACTTGGCTAATACGTTATATTGAACTAGTTTAGTATACTCAGATTTTAGCTTGAGCACACAAATACCTCTAAAACAACCTCTGCTTTCTGTAAGTTTAAGCGAGTGCGATGAACAAGACGAATAATAGATATTTTGAAAGTAAAGACTCTCTTGTTCCCCATGTGAAGTAATTGCAGGTCAGACTTGCAAATTGTTCAGGGACTCTTAATTGAATAAAGTTTGGTTAAATCGATGTCGAGTTGATCAGCATTAGTTCATGTAAACTTTGACTTCCCCTTGCATCGTGTATGTCAATTGTTTATCCATCTGATGGTTAATTACAAGACTCACTTAATTATCCTTTTTAAACTAGTTGTCATCTTGAGACATCTGCTTTTGCAAATTTCATTGAACTGATAAGAGATGTCTTAATGCGCTAACAATAAAAATGGTGGTCGTCTCAAATACAAAGGTTATTGACTATTTCGGTCATACATTCTCAAGTTACAAAAATTAGAGAGGTGCCAGTTTGGCTTAGTAAATATATGGAATGGTTTAGTTCCCTTAATGGATAATTGCATGCCATTTGAATGTGCCCATTAGAACCGGTTTTGGGTGATCGTTCTGTACTCTCACTCACTCTCTTTGCTGTGCTTTTGGTTTATtcttgtgaaaacagaaaatctTTACTGCATGAAATACAAAGTTTGCAAAATTGGTAGTGTCTTGCTCTTAGATTGGATACTGTTGCATGAGAAACAAACACTGCTAAAAACTGCAAACTTCAATCAAGGGAAGTTTCTGTATGTTTTGAAACTTAAAGGACTGGCTCTGCAATTATCAAACACCTCAATGGGTGAAAGTGAAACTGTTCTAGTATTtatcaagttaaaaaaaaaatcgaGGATGTCACTGATTGGAAAGGGATAAAAGAACCTCGAGGACATGCTAGAATttcaaattcatgtgaaatttttGTGCGGGTTTTAGACTTCTTGTCTTCTTAGAGTTGTAGGCCTGGGAAACATACTGTATTTTTTCTAACCAAAAACAGCAAATGTGATGTTGAGAAATTTCTGATGCTGCagctaaggtaagaaaatcacTTTGACATGGTGGCTCTGAGAAAGCAGTTTCAATTGACTAGAGCAGAACCTAATGAGTGCTTGACTTGAAACATTGGCAGGTAACTTATTTATTATTGCTTTGCAACTACGGTTTCTTCCAGCTTTTCTTTCCATCACTTGATAACTTACCTGGAGATGAGGAGCTGTTAAACTCTTTTATCTGAAATTTCCTCTTCCTTTTTCTAGAAAATGTTATAAGCTACAATCAAGGGTCTGGTCTAGTGGCCAAATGAAATGAGTGCAAACCTTGGAAACCGATGTTTAAATCCTAGCAGAGACAAAAAATACTAGGTGAGTTCTTCTAGGTACTTGTGTTGGTAGGAGGTAATAGTCGAGGTGCATGCAAGCTGGCCGGATACCACCGCTATAACAAAAATGCTGTGCTGCTCGGCCCGGCCAGTCTTGTCTCACTTTGTTGTTAGTGTTAAAGTTAAATGATGTCTTCTTAGGGAGGAGGCAAACCATGCACTTGAAGGACTCCTTCCTGAGTGTAAACTTTGATATAACTGGTATTCTTGAGAAATGCCGAAGCTTGAAATGTCATGCTAAGACTTGAACTCTATGTTGGTAAATGTTATATTCGGTTATGTCTATGTTCCGCAACGTGATCACACCTTTACGTTGTCACTACCTCTCTAGACGAAGTTCAATGGCTAAACAATATCTGATGAGATAAATACTAACTCGTGATTTGGATAATCTGCAGTTCATTTCCTCAAGTTAAAAAGGAAAGATACGTTTTGAAAGCCAGAATATCAAATACGTTGGTGCCTTTTAGTTTCTTTTGTAGCTGTTAAAATACAAATTTAGAATAGATTGGGTGGAGAAGACGCATGGAGGACAGAATCGCAATATAGCAGGGAAGGGGAAGCATATTTAAATTTAAGTGAGCGCATTGGAACCTGATCAAGTATGATTAATGCAGGATAAGGATCTTCCCATAATATTTCTACTTTTTAGGAGCTAGTGACCTTAAATGTCTGTATATGAACCTTTCCAAATGGCAGAACTCCAAAAGATGACAATGCCGAAGGAAAAGTAGTAACTAAAACATTTTATTCTTTGACCTTCTCGTTAAATTGAATCCAATATTTTACATGTGGTGCATACTTGTTAGAATAGTTTGCTGGTTAAAGTTTCCAAAATGCAGTGAGAATGTTGTAGGAGTATCATAAATTGATGAGTTAAGCCTCTACCTATTCATCTttcatccttttttttttctagaaAAAATAACGCCGGTTGGTGTTTGGGCCAAGTTTGTGCGACCTCGACTATTCCACAGGATACTTGCTACCTCCCATCAACACATGTACTTCGTAACTCTGCCTACCAAGGCATAGGCAGATGAGAAAGAAATTTCCAGTCTATTCTTCGGGatataaatgataaaaagaaaAGTAGAGGTAGTATTCTTAAGTTGCAATCTCTAAATATCTCATATGCTCCTTTTGTACTTTTGTAGGTTTCATGCAGCATGGACCCTAATTTATGTTGGGGTAGCAAAAAAATATCTGGTTTTTCATGGAAATGAGAGATAGCTGCAGAAATAAGCAGAATTCCTTCATGAGAGATGTATACTGTATCTAAATGGAATGAAGAGCAAAAGACAAAATATTCCCTCTTTAAAATCTATTTCTTGAGAACTGGATTTGATATATACATCAGTTGTATAGTCGCTTTCCTTCTATTTAAGCCAAATCTAATTCATAACTAATGTTGCTAAACATTTTTcttattgaaaagaaaagaaaaagtgtaaCTAGTGATGATGTAtgaatttattgtttttattattcttcCAATTTTTCAATCAAATTTCTATTTAGTCCGATTCAATGCTTTCTTATCTTGGATTGGTTATTATATATTTATCAAGTTATCTTTCCACAACTTaaacttttgaattttctttcccTTTACTTATTGTACTAATATGAATGTTAAATTACATGATCTTCGCATTAAAGACATGTTTATCCAAATTTAGAAAATTGACCTTCCTTCCATTTTTCACATTTACTTTTTGAAACGTTTTTCAATGAAAAATTCTCAAACATAGAAGTGTTAACGTCAATCTACACGCAAGATTGTACCTTAGCTAAATTTGGACATGATTGCATAATTGTAGAGCAATTTAACGATATAGTGCATGACATGTAAGCAGGGGCGAAGGGAGAGTGTCAGTTAGGGTTTGGACGAACCCAATAACTTTTGCTTCGATCTTATTtgtattaaaaatttattaaatatatataaatatttaattacgaACTCAATAACTAAGATTAGCTATGAGTTTGATTACAAGATTAAAGTCCAATAAAGAATGACGAAAGACTCAACTAGATTAACAATAATCAAGATACCATTGAATTGAGTCTTTTGACATGAAGTTGggaatttaaggatttttagtcaaaatgtTCGTTGACTTGTCTTTCAAAAGACTACTTTCACACAAAGTAAGAAGCAAGAACATTTATTTGAAATGATGTTTGACAAAAAGATGCGAAAACAGTGGCATTTTGCGGAAACGAATTTAATCATAAACTAAGGTAGAAGTAATTAACAGCTAAGCACAAGCTTGAAATCTAGATTTCatcaagttgaagttttaaacTTTTTGTTGATTAAAGTAGTTTTGTAAATATTAGCAAAATAATGTGAAAATATATTCTCTCTTTTAAACCTCTCTCTCAAAAGACATATTATTTCTTGAAAAAGACTGATATAtataatcttcattaacttgtctttattaaaaactaCGTAATTATTTCACACACAAAAAACATATATAAACATATTCAAAATGTTGACAAAATGATACGAAAATAAGGATATTTTGTAAAATTTTGTGCGAACAAATTCAATCAAGAATTAAGGTAGAACTATCAATTTTCAATGAAAAACGTGATGTTGACTTAtcattttgtttaattttgtcgATTTGATACTTTTTGATTTACGAACTGACTTTATTATtccctccggttcacaataagtgattttttggtcttttttttgtggtccaaaataagtaatttttccttttttgaagAATGaagtaattatttttttcctacattgcccttggagtaaataatattggaatatgtgttaggagtatTTATGTGAAAAGATagttaaggttaatatggtcaatttcattgttaattaatgttaaaatatgaatttcttaatctgtgtaaaaatatcaaaaaaatcaCTTGTTGTGAACCGGAGCGATTATCGGAACAAACATTCAATGCCTATGAGGAAGACATAAGAACCTGAGTCTCACGTCCTCAAATCCAAGAAAATACCAATTGGAGACGCTTAAGTACATGCTTTATTTTGGTAAGAATCTCACATACAAGAAATTAAAAGACGAAACTTTGTATAACATTAAAACAGTTTGTGTAGTGATGAATGTACTTAGCATGGAAATTAGAGTTCATCAAATCAAAATCTTAAATATTTTGTTAATTAAACTAGGCATTTTCATTATTAACAAAAATTTGTAAAACCATTTCTCTTTTTTCGTTTGAGATATTGTTGGCCCAAAATTAATGTGGATTCGGATGCTTGGAATAGAaaaactcaaatattcactttgacttggtctctctctctctctctctctctctctctctctctctgtattGGTGCCACCATTGCGGAGTGTTCGTGGTGTCCACGCTCTTCAACGGtcggtcttcctcctcctccctTTACTCAAAAAAACGCAGTTggggtttttcttttttctctctcctAAAACCCTTCAAAAATTTTGGAGAAAATTGCAGTGGGGTTCTGAAAAAAGAAGCcaagaattgaaagaaaatggtggAGAAAAGGAAGTTACAGAAAAGGGTCTTTATTGGTGAAGATGATGTATCCTCTCTCTTACAAAGGTTGGTTCTTTTTTGTTTTCAAGTTGGTTCTTGAAAACTTATGTGTATATgcgtgtgtttgtgtgtgtgtttgtgtgtgtgtatttgtAATGTTCTTGGATCTATTTTTTTAAGTTGTGCTATTGCCTTTACTACACTACACATATacacatatgtatgtatatatgtatctatGTAATCAAAGGCGAAACCATGATTTCAAACTTTATGATTTCTAGATTTTAGAATGATGACTTTAAGTGCTACTAACTTGAttctaaattttatatttatacatatttatattGTTTGAGCAAAAGTTAGGGTGTTCGGCTGAACTTGCATTCAGGCTTCTAGCTCCGCCCCTTATATGTTTCATGTGTGTTTGTATTGTTTAGTGAatatattatgcatattaattttGGTTGTTTTGTAAATGTGGGTTTGAAAGGTATACAGCAATGACTGTGTTGACGGTGTTGCAAGAGGTGTCACAAGTTCAAGATGTGAAAATTGACTGGAATGAATTGGTGAAGAAGACCACAACTGGGATTACAAATGCCAGAGAGTACCAGATGCTGTGGCGCCATTTGGCTTATCACCATGGTTTGCTTGACAAATTTGATGATGATTCTGCTCAACCTCTAGTCAGTCCTACTCCCAGAAATTAGTTCATTTACTTCTCCTACaactatgtgtgtgtgtgtgtgatgttTATGTGAAGGACTTGTTCTATGATGATTATTTGAATTTGGAGTTACCGATATGCTTTTGAGGAACTATAGGgcatttatttgaatttttgcaggtttttttcctttttgttttcttttaaatcaGAAAAAGATGTATGCTTTCTAGGGAGTAGTTTAGCCTTTGAGAGATATATGTTTAGAAAATATATAGAACTTCTAATTTGAACTTGCATAATATTGGCATGAGATGAGTTAAATTGAGTGACATAGTCAATGAGGATTCATATGGCCGACCTAAACTTCCTTGGGACTGAAGcgtagtagtagttgttgttgtgatTCAGCAAACCCCTAAACAGGCCCATATAGAGCAAATTGGATAGTTAAGATTCATATGGCAATTGCAATTAGCTTGGGATTGATGTGTTGTAGTAGTAGTGGTTGTTGATTTGGTAAATGGAAGAGAAGAAAATGTAGAGAGATTCGGCACGGTGCTCACTGAACCTCCGAAATATCTAACAAGTCGAGTCTCATGTTGGTCATATAGAACACCAATACATAGAAAAACGGCTGAAGAAACCAGTCCACAACTTGACATCGGTAGAATGCTACCTCCAATTCCCTGTATGTTCGACTTCGACAACGCCCCACCTCCCTAGTCCCCCCTCATCAGACGCCAAAGCTGGTGAGAGGAGTTGAGATGAGCACTTTCGTCCAGCTTAGTATTGTCCTTTTTCTGCAGTGTTGGCTTTACATTTCTGTATATTATCAAATGCTTTTGCTTCTTGTATATCTGTTAGTGTAGCATGGAAGACGTCTCCCGTGGTCTGTTTCCCTACAAATTGGGAATGGAATGCCACAAATCATTACATTTCCTGGCTAAATTGGGGTAAACTTTGTGCACATATTGCCTAAGCTTGGGATTATAAATCTGTGAGCAGCTTCATTTATCTGCTCTTGAGAGGATCCCATTCTTACTGTTTCACTATTGTCTACTCAATAAGTGGCAGCAGAAAATAATTTTGCATTGAATCTAGTGTTTATTGTGATCTGTGTTGAAAGCATTGAATAATGTATATTCTCAAATACTACATATTGGTAACTAATGTATGGTGGTCGATATCCATTATCTGTTGCTCAGTGAGATGAATGATCCACCTTATTTTTTGAACTTGCACtgtgattttttaattttatgattttatggtttgatttttttttctttgatggcAGGATGATGATAGTGATCTAGAATATGAATTGGAAGCTTTTCCTCCCGTAAGCAGTGAGGCTTCAGCAGAGGCTACAGCATATGTGAAGGTAAACGA
The nucleotide sequence above comes from Nicotiana tabacum cultivar K326 chromosome 12, ASM71507v2, whole genome shotgun sequence. Encoded proteins:
- the LOC107777387 gene encoding pentatricopeptide repeat-containing protein At2g27800, mitochondrial isoform X2, producing MNRRARAASKPVLDESRFQRAVTQLPPRFTPEELRDVMTSENDPLVCLELFNWASKQHRFRHDVSTYHVAIQRLGEAKMYEEMDHIVNQVLAVPSIGSEALFNSMIYYFTEARKLTRAVMIYKHMLNSRKLDCRPSIKTYNILFAALLSRRNNSYINHMYMDTIRSLFKQMVDNGIEPDIFSLNTMIKGYVLSLHVNDALRVFHQMGVVYQCQPNSFSYDYLIHGLCAQGRTKNAKEIYDKMKCKAFIPSSKSYNSLVNSLALGGEVDEAVKFMWEMNENRRTIDFITFRTVIDEVCRQTSVKDAIGLLKELQNKDIIDGLTHSKLLCELEDDVHNLNVRNRYRFHAAWTLIYVGVAKKYLVFHGNER
- the LOC107777387 gene encoding pentatricopeptide repeat-containing protein At2g27800, mitochondrial isoform X1; its protein translation is MLFIFRHYFAHSCSKLSLFSIKDPTFNKITCLNILYYHSHVYPFSYSSRKLCSWPQIYYPSNSRPLLAQTQFVNFYCSSAPTWLRGPPSRSLRKRMNRRARAASKPVLDESRFQRAVTQLPPRFTPEELRDVMTSENDPLVCLELFNWASKQHRFRHDVSTYHVAIQRLGEAKMYEEMDHIVNQVLAVPSIGSEALFNSMIYYFTEARKLTRAVMIYKHMLNSRKLDCRPSIKTYNILFAALLSRRNNSYINHMYMDTIRSLFKQMVDNGIEPDIFSLNTMIKGYVLSLHVNDALRVFHQMGVVYQCQPNSFSYDYLIHGLCAQGRTKNAKEIYDKMKCKAFIPSSKSYNSLVNSLALGGEVDEAVKFMWEMNENRRTIDFITFRTVIDEVCRQTSVKDAIGLLKELQNKDIIDGLTHSKLLCELEDDVHNLNVRNRYRFHAAWTLIYVGVAKKYLVFHGNER